From the Roseofilum reptotaenium CS-1145 genome, the window TCCGTGCTGGAATAAATTGGGCATCGGTAAACCAGAAGTTCCGTACCCCCCGGTCATAGAGTTGACGCATTTCTTCGACGACTTCATCGGCGGGGTTGATGCGAACTTTTTTACCTTCGACAACTGTATAAATGCAGTAGCAGCAATTATGGGGGCAGCCACGTTTGGTTTGTACGCCTAAGTAAAAGTCGGGATCTTGCAGGTAGTAGTTAAAGGCTGGCCAAATTTCTTCGATATAGGTATAGTTGCAGGCTGTTTTTTCGAGGGGAGTGGGGGGTTCGTGGATGAGGCGATCGCGGGCCACTGTTTGACCGACAACATAACAGCGCTCGCCACTGATATCTTGATCCTTTAAGAGTTTTTCTAAGAGGCTTTCTCCTTCACCCACGGAAATAACGGTTCCTGGGGGAAGGGAGCGACCAAGTTGTTTATAAAAGACGCTCACCGCACCGCCTCCCACCACTAAGCGGGTGTTGGGGTTATATTTTTGGGCACGCTTTAAGCCTCGCTTAATCAGGCTCATATTCCGCCAAAGTTCCCCATAGTAGGCAGTTGCTAATCGAAAACCGCCCAGAGCGCCTCGCAGCTTAATGAAGGGATTAAAGCTATAGTAAAATTCAAAGGCGTTTTGTAGGGGGTTGCCGCTTCTTCCGCCTACGGGGGCATAGATTTGAATGTCTCGCCAGGAGAAGATCAGTAAGTTGGGGCGAAACTGATCGATCGCCTCGTCTAGAGCTTGTTTATAATCGAGGGGGGGAATTGTTCCCAGGTCGAAGATCTGTTGTTCCACAGAGGGGAAACACTTGTGGATGTGATCGGCAAGATAGACCACACCGATGGGAAAGATGGGGTTACAGGGAAGGCGGACGTAAAGAAGGCGATCGCCAGTAACGGAGGTAGCGTGCATAGGGCGTTTCCTGTTCTAAACCTGGATTTATGAGAGTTTTTCACATAACTTTACGATAACATTGGTTTTGGGATCTGTTGGAGGAAATTTTGGGTCCAGGGAGTTGGGACTTAGATTAGATTTACTAATCATCAAGATTAGAGATGATCATCGATAAGTGCAGAGAAAATCCTTATAAAAGTCTCTAGGACTGCAATTGACTGCCTAGAAAAGAGGTTAAAAAAGGATTAATGGTAGTCGCCTTTACAACCCGTTGGGATCAGAAGTGTTAGAGTGGCCAATGTAGGCTAATATGCGTTATTTTTGATCTTTTCATAAGAATATGGCACAAATTCTTGATCCCCTTCCACCAGAGCAGTCCTATCGCATTCTTTGCTGCTATGTAAATGCGACCAGTAAAGTGCAAGTTGCTCGGATCTGTAATATTCAAAATTGGTACTTTGAACGGGTGGTGTTTCCCGGACAGCGTTTAGTCTTTGAATCGGTTCCGGAAGCCCTATTGGAAATTCACTGTGGCATGATGGCCAGTGCGATTTTATCGGATAAAATTCCTTGCGATCGCTTAAAACTACAAGAATTAGGTATAGAAGGGGAAGGGCAAATGCTCAAGGAATCTAACTCTTTACCCAAAGTGATTAATACCTTAACCAACTTTAAAGCCCCAACGTTAACGGCGATTGATTAAGAAAACCTTTAATCTCTGGTTAGAAGAAAGATGGGGAAGTAAAAGACGACGGGCTAAACTTCTTTATCTGAATCTAGATTGAAATTTTAGCTTTAGACGGTTACGTTTAATAAATCTGGTTTTAATTTGTGGATCTTCCTTCATTTTTATGGCTCTGGAAAATAGCGGCCTGGTCAATGGGCTTGGCCCTATTTTCCTATGTCTTATTAGCGATGACAGGAACTGGAGTTTGGTGGAGTCGGCAAAACCGCCAACCCTTACCTCGATGGTGGCGATCGCTCCATTATATTCTCGGTTCTATTTTAGTCTTTCTGGTTCTTTTGCTGCTGGCGATCGGTATCGTCGGAACCCTGGGACATTATGGCAGCTTAGGGCATTCCTCTCACCTATTTGCGGGACTATTAGTGGTTGCTTTAGTCCTGATTTCTGCCACCAGTGCAACTCAGATCAGTCCCCAAAGACCTTGGGCTAGACCTCTACATCTGCTCACCAACACCCTCCTATTTATGGGCTTCAGTTGGGTTTCCCTTACTGGATGGAGTGTGGTACAAAAATATCTACCTTAGACGGATCAACCGGATTATGCGCGATCGCCCCCAGCAAGACTCATCACTGTTTAAAATTTCCCCCCTTATCCGTATCCCCCTATTAACCCTCTATAGTGCCCTCACCGTCCCTTTACCGATTTTAGGGAGGGTAACCCCGTCTGGAGTTTCTCCACTGCTCCTGTGGGTCGCTGTTGCCCTAGGAGCAGTGATTCTCTGGGGAGCGCTCAGTGAACGAGTTACCCTGGATGAGGAACAGATTCAAGTCAACTATCCCTCCTGGGTCTTTTGGGCAAAACACCGTCATTGGTCTTTGCCTTGGTCAGAAATCCAAGCCTTAAAACCCAGAACAACAGGACAAGGAGGATTGGTTTATTATTTTTTGGCTAAATCTGGAGATGCCTACTTACTTCCCATGCGGATTGCCGGATTTTCCCAACTGGTGCTAAAAGTTCAAGAGAAAACCCAAATTGATACCAGCAAGGTGAAACCTCTAGCCCAACCTTGGATGTATGCCCTGTTATTTGGCTTTAGTCTGATGCTCCTAGGTGTAGATGCTTGGACTATTTCCACTGCCCTAAACCAAGTTTTGTAAAACTCGGTTTTCCCTATTCCCTCTCCTGATTTCTATTGTTTCATGGGAAACGTATGCTGGGCAGACAGGGAAGGTGAACGGGTGGGAAAAGGAGAAGGCGATCTCCTCTGCTGGGCTAGTCCATCCTGATTAAACCGATAACCAACCTTGCGTACCGTTTGAATGACATGGGGTTGGCGAGGATCTCTCTCAATTTTCTTGCGTAAAGAAAGAACATGGGTATCCACAGTACGAGGATTATCAATCTCATCTGGCCAAGCCCGTTGTAGTAACTGAGACCGACTTAAGGGTTCTCCTCCTACTTGAGCCAGGGCATAAAGCAAGCTAAATTCTTGGGGTGTTAAATCAATCGCCTCTCCCTTAAGAGAGACCTGTCGTTGCACCAGATCGATCTTCAGTTCACCATAGTTAAGATGGGCAGGAGGGGTAAGTTTGTTTTGCCGTCGGATCAGAGCTTGTACCCGTGCCATAAACTCCTGCATTCCAAACGGTTTGGTGAGATAATCATCTGCACCGGCTTGCAGTCCAGCGACCACATCAGTTTCTGCATTACGAGCAGAAAGCATTAAAATCAAAGATTTTTGTTGATTGTAAATCCACTGACAAAGTTCTAAACCTTGTCCTCCAGAAATACTACCATCTAAAACCACTAAAGTCGGTTCCCGCACCATATAAACATGACGAGCGCTGGCACTATCGGCAGATTGGTAAATCCCATAGCCAGCCTGCTGTAAGTGCCAACCGAGAAGCGATCGCAGATGAGGGTTGCTTTCAATAATCTGAATACCAATCAAGACCACTTCGGTTTAATTTCCCTACCACACTATGCAGCATATAACTCGTTCACCTTAACAAGGTTTAACTTACTTTTTTGTAGTTGTCGATACCGAGTATTCTGGTTTGGGCTTTTTAGGGATCGGTACAGAATTTGTTTCTTTGGGTATGCTAAGTTTAAGAAACTCTAGCAAATTGCCTATCTCAATTCTGTCTGGAGATTCGTTAAAATAAAGCTATCAGTGGCCCTAGGCCATTCTGCGATTGACCGATCCGGATTTTGCCTATTGGGAAGTGAACAGACCAAAGGATCGACCCTTAAGATACCCAACAAAGTGAAGTTCAGTTGACGATCAGGAGACAACTCTTATGATGCTTCAGGATACTCAAACCATCCGCTTTTACCAAAAAATTACTGATTCTCTTGTAGACCTCTGGAACCGGGGATACCGCTATGACGACTTGCGTATGTATCTCGAAGGCTATCTGGCGGCATTAAGACATTCCAATTGTATTGAAACCTATTTAGTCCATCGGCTAGAAGAAGAAGCCTATCGATATTTACGCGACCGATCTAATTTTGAAATGCCCCTACCTGAACCCGAAGCCAAATATTACTAGCCCAGAGTCATGGGCGATCGCTGGTTTCTAGGTTGTTTCAACCCCAAAAAATATCCCCTGGTAGTTTTCAGATAGACTTTATCCCTAAATAACCACCGGGGGATTATCGATCAATAGAGTGGTTATTCTAGGACGCTAAAGCCACTTCCACCATCTGGGCGAGTTCTCCACTTTGGTATAACCCAAAAACAATGTCAGAGCCGCCAACAAACTCCCCATTAATATAAAGCTGGGGAATGGTTGGCCAATTAGAATACTCTTTAATTCCTTGGCGAATCGCATCATTTTGCAACACATCTATTGTTTCATAGGGGACTGCAAGCTGATTGAGCATCTGCACCACATTATTGGAAAATCCACATTGGGGCATCAGTTTATTCCCCTTCATAAACAAAAGAATTTTGTGTGCTTTAATTGTATTGTCAATGTGTTCTTTCAAGTCTGGAGTCATAGTTATCAAGTGAGGAAAGTAGAACGGCAACCTTAAATCGGTTTCAGAGTCTCGATCTTAACTGATTTTTAAGAATTTTACTGAACCGCTTGAAATTCTTCTGGGGTGTATGTCTTTAAACCCAAGGCATGAATAGCATTACTGGCCATGGCCTCCTGAACGGCTGCATAAACCAACTGATGTTGTTGTACCGGTCTTTTGCCTTCAAACTCACGGGAGACCACAATCGCTTCGTAATGATCCCCTCCTCCCGTCATATCCTTCAGTTGAATTTGGGCATCAGGAAGCTTGGCTTTAATCATCGCTTCTACTTCGGCTGGACGAACCATACAAGACTCCTTAATGATTACTTACGATAATCGTTCTCAACTCTTTATTGTAGCGATCGCCCGTTAGAGACTCAAGGGAATGACCCCGCTGATACTCTTATGGATTCTATTGGGGAACCGCAGACGTAGCTTCACTATCCTCATCCCTTTTGGGATAGGGAGAATCTACAAAGCCTAATTCAAATAATTGTTGGTATGCCTTTTTACCCATTTCGGTGGTGGGGTTTTGAGAGCGAATCACCTGTACCAGCAGGGGAACCGCTAAATCAGCTTCGTTTTGAGCGCGATGGACGAGGGCAAGCTGATAGGTTGCTTCATCCCGTTTTTGCGCCGTTTCCACAGCTAAATCCCGTTGGCTATTCGCAATACGATTATCAATACCAGAGAAACTCGCTGCCAGTTCCTGATAAAAATTCGATAATTGGTTAAACACTTGACGAGCATCTTGGAGTTTTTGCTGCGCTAGGGCATAATTTTCATTGCCCACGGCTTGAGCCGCTTCAGCCATCAGGCGATCGCCGCCAATCCTACTCAGTAGGCTGTTTTCCTGATTCAGGGGTCGAAATTCATCGGCATTCGGTTGAGCGTCTTGAGCCGCTAAGTTCTGGTGAGTCGATTGCCCAAAGGCTACGTTTGTGAAGGCGATCGCAGAAGTACAAATAGCTAGGGTCGTCGCTTGCAGGAGTTGAGAGGGTTTTAAAGATACCATGAGTTGTAAGAGCTAGGGTGAAGACTAACAATATAAAACAAATCTAAACATAATTTAGCAGACAGTTCCCCTTTTTATCTGTTCCAATCAAAAGCAAGAGATAAACGATCGCAATAGAGTAGTGAAGATGGTCAAAGTTTTTGAGCAGTTGTGGCGCTTTCTTGGGAGTCAACTGAGTTCTCCCCCGGATCAGTCCTCCGATCCCGTTCAGGCCAAGTCGGGTATCCCAGAGTCAGAAATCGGGTTAGTACTGCAACGGGGCGGCCAAGAATTGGTTTTAGAAAAGGCTTCAGATCGGCTGACGGTTTCCCCGAAGTCGAATATGTCTTCAGACTGGGCCAAGGATCTCCCTTCCTTAGCGACTCGTCCTATTGCTCCAAAACTCTCAGAATTAACGGTCGATCCCCAAAGCTTAGAAACGGCAATTACTTCAGCTCGCAATTCCCAAGATGTAGCCTTTGCCAGTCATGTCTATCAGATCAAAAATTCACCGGGAACCTACACCTATTTGTCCAACGAGATTACCATTCAATGGTCGCCAACGAGCAATGCCCAAACTCGCAGGGGCCCGATTCAAAAGTATGGCCTGCGGGAAGTCAAACCGGTGGAAACACTCCCCAATACCTGGGTTTATCAACTGACGGAAAAATCCACAGAAAATCCGATTAAAATTGCCAACCGCCTAATTGCTTCTCCAGTAGTCCTTACGGCTGAACCCAATCTCATTATTCCCAGCCAACCCATGTATCGCCCCACCGATGGGTCTTATCGACAACAATGGTATCTGAACCATAATGGGGGAAACTATCTCGCGACTGGGTCGCATATTGATGCAGAACGCGCTTGGGATCTGACCAGGGGCGATCGCTCCATTGTCGTCGCCGTTGCCGATGATGCGATCGACCTCAACCATCCTGACTTCCAAGGATTAGGTAAAATTGTTGCCCCCAAAGACTTCAAAGACCGAGACTTTATCCCCCAACCCGGAGGACTGGTGGAAAACCATGGAACCTCCTGTGCCGGAGTTGCCATTGCCGAAGAAAACGGCTCCGGTATCGTTGGTGTAGCGCCTGGATGCTCCCTAATGCCCGTTCGTACCACCGGCTTCTTAGATGATAATTCCATGGAACAACTCTTTGATTGGTGTGCCAGTCGCGGAGCTGCTGTGATTTCCTGTAGTTGGGGGCCAGCCGCCGTTAATTTTCCCCTCTCCCTACGCCAAAACGCTGCCCTGACCAAAGCTGCCACTCAAGGCCGTCAGGGGAAAGGCTGTGTGATTGTCTTTGCTTCTGGGAATGCCAACCGCCCCATTAACGATACCGTTAATGAACAAGGATGGCCGAGCAATGTCATTTCTGGAAATACCCGATGGTTAGCCGGTTTTCCCGTTCATCCTGATGTGATTGCCGTTTCTGCTTGTTCGAGTCTCAACAAAAAAGCTATCTACAGTAACTGGGGTAAAGAAATCGCTGTTTGCGCTCCCTCTAATAATGCCCCTCCAGGGATTTGGTTACAGCAAACCGGATTTATCCAAACCCCTCCCGCAGTTACCAGTGCTACTCCAGGCTTAGGCGTGTTTACGACTGACCGGGTAGGGGGAGCAGGATATGGTACAGGGGATTTTACGGGTACTTTTGGCGGGACTTCCAGTGCTTGTCCGATTGTCGCTGGAGTCGCAGCCTTAGTCTTATCAGCGAATCCCGATTTAACGGCGGCTCAGGTGAAGCAAATTTTAATCTCGAATACGGATAAGATTGTGGACTCAGACCCCGATCCTCAGTTTGGCTTTCGCAAAGGCTCTTATGATAGTCGAGGCCACTCCGAGTGGTTTGGCTATGGTAAAGTGAATGCCTATAAGGCTGTTGCGGCTGCTGTGCGATCGCGCCCTACTCCTCCCAGGGTTAGCCGCTGGATTCAACGGCAAAATTATGCCAGCGTCACCATTCGAGATTACGATAGTCGCGGCATTAGTAGCTCGATCTATATTTCGGAAAGCAATTCATTACGAGATATCCAAGTGACTGTAGACATCGATCACAGTTTTTTAGGCGATATTCAAGTTAGGTTAATTGCCCCCAATAACAAAACCATTTTGCTCCAAAACCGGACATTAGGCCAACAAACCCGGCTTCAACATACTTATACCTCTTCTGAGCGTCCCTTATTGCAAGATTTAGTCAATCTCTCCGTTAAAGGAGTTTGGAAATTACAAGTGATTGATTATGCGTTAGGCAACACCGGCACATTAAGAGGTTGGGTACTGACCTTAGGGATTTGAACTATTCTCGAACGGTCTAGCTAATAAGAACCAGAGGATCTTTATGGGGGATTTTTATTTTAATTTCTAGAGTTCCCTCTGATGCGATAGAACTTGTGGTATTCTCTCGATTTACAGGCTTTAGAGAAGGTAGATAGGTCCACCTGAATACCCGTATAATTCAATCGGTAGAATAAGTCTCTCATGCTAGTCAAACTACTATCGAATATGAAGTTTAACCAGATTTCAAAGAAGAGGCGAGAGTTGAGAACTGGGTAATCATGAGGAGACAATGACTTGAGAATGGGTTTGACAAAATTGGTAAAGGAAGTTACCATAGGCGAGAATATTATTTGAATATTTGAGGATAGAATAGCATGTTTTATCCTCTTTTTTTTCGGCATTAAGCTAACATTCAACACTAACAACCCCTGCACCTGGCCATAAGGCAAGGCAGGAGACAATCATTAATAAAAACCTTAAATGCCTCTCCATCTAATGAGCCATTAAGAGTCATTAATGCTAAAACTTCCTGCTGACTAATGGCTCCTACAAGAGTGATTTTCGCTTCTCGATAATAAGGTTTAAGTCCTCTAACTCTTGTCCCTTTTTCTGAACGACCATAAGCACGGCTTCCTCCTAGGAGAATCCCAGATTCATCTATAAATACAAGGTTCTCTGGCTCTATTTCTTTGATTTTTTCCCAATATTCTACTCTTAGTTTTTGTACTCTTTCTGTTGCCGCTTGACTGCTACGTCTCGTTTTTTTTACGAGATAACCCTAATTTCTGTAAACAGCGACACATGGCTGTCGGACTTATCCAATTACCGGTCAATTCGGCAAATAATTCACACAGTTCCCCTAGAGTGGCATCTATATTTTTTTCTACTAAGGTTTTCACTTGTTCTTGAGCTTCAACACTTGTAAGATAACTAAACTGGGGCTTGCCTAGGCGTTTTAGATCTACATTTCCTTCCGTTTTTTGTTGTTTGACCAACTTGTGAACTAAATTTTTACTCACTGACAATCTCGCGGCTACTTGTCTAATTGAGTGGTTTTCTACTAGATGCGCTTTAACGATTTTTTCTCGTAAGTCTACGCTATATGCTTTCATCACCTACTCCATAATACCTATTCCCGTACTGTACACCATTACAGCGCAAAGCGCTGTATCTGAGAGACTAAAGGAGGCGAAAGGATTGATAATGTCCATTCAATTTCTTCACTCCGATAGGCGCTATCTGCCCATATCTCTGGTTCTGCATTTTCTATATCTATCAGTTTTCCCAATACTTTTGAGTCATAAACTGATGCATCTGTTCCTTCATATTTGCGAATAATGCCATATTTTTTATCGATACTTATATGATTTTTATAGCCGTAGTGATTTTCACCATTTTTCTTCAACCACCGAGCGTCCAAATCCTTCTTACACAATCGGTTCGGCATTTCTTTCCATTCTTCAGGAATTTCTCCTTCTCGGATTTATTTATTCTCTTTTGTGCTATTTATTTGCCTCGGTACAGGAATTAGAGTCGCATCTATTATTTGACCTTCTTCAGCTTTATACCCTTGACTTTTTAGATACTCTTCTAGTTGCTCAAATCACTCTTCTACTAATTTCTTTTTCGTCAGTTTTTCCTTATTCCTTAAATAACCATACCGTTTTAGCATCGGGTACTGGATCTTCTATGCCCAGATTTAGAAACTTCATAAATGAGAGTCTATTATTGACTTGGTATTCCAATTGATCGTCACTTAAATTGAACGATTTTTGTAGGATAACTAACTTGAACATTAAGATAACGTCTAGGGTTTTACGACCGGCATTACTTGAGAGTTCACGGTCATGAATTTATTCGAGGATTGGACGAAACTCTTCCCAAGGTACTAATTCATTGAGTTGAGAGAGCAGCGGTTTTTCCTCCTTTAGCTTTTTCTGACAGTTCTCTACGTCCCAAAAACTTATTTGACCCATGTTTTTCCCCTTGCTTTTTCTTTCTTGATTATCTCATGAGTTCACGGTATAGCCAATTAATAGAAGTGCCCATATGCTTTCATTACCTCTTAATACCCATAAAATCTCTTCACCTTAGATTGTACCTCAATACAGCGCTTTGCGCTGTAAGGGTGTTGAGATTGGTTATAGCCTTTTCCCGTCCCACAAAGTTCGGATCGCTCTGAGTTTCTTGCTCTATCTCCGGTTCCGGTGCGTCTGCCTCTGCTGTTGTCTCTTGTCCGACCAATTCCGGTTTATACTTGGCGAATAAGGCGACTAAATTATGCCGTTGTGAAGTGCGATCGCCCTCTAGATCGTCCGTTAAACCAAAATCGATACAAAGCTTGCGGATATGTTGTCTGACCGTATTTTCTGTAATGTTTAGCAACTGACCAATTTGTGAGTCTCCTTGTCCTGAGAGAAATAGATTTAACACCTCTTTACGTCTTGGTGTCAACTGTTGAAAACTCCGCTCAAACTGCTCTTTTTCCATCTTGCATAAGTGTTTATGGATCTTGAGTTGCTGTATAGACAAATACTAACACGGGTTTATTTCAATATTCAATAGGCTTAACCATAATGGACTCATAGCCAATTTAAGACTGGAAGGAGAAGAAAATATGAGTCCTTTGGAACGTTTCTATTGTCTCATTTTTAGTACCAGCGTGGTTCTTCAGCTTATCACTCTAGGCTTCCGATTTTATAAATTCCAACAAGATCCGCCTTCTAATCCGGTTGTTGTGCTTGAAAAGCACTGCCAGCTTTAAAAGCTGTAGGGTGCGTTAATGACGCACCCGATGATAAAGACAACACTTCTGGTATTTGTCCTGTTTAACTGGTTTCAAAACACAAAAAATCTAACTCAAGTTCCTCGATAGAAATAATAGTGTAAGTATGATTCTTGTAATTCAAATTTTAAACATAGAATCCTGAACTTTGATCGCTGCTTCAATGCTTCGTTAACCAACCGAAGAGATTCTGAATAGTCCAGTCTAATTTAGCCGACAAATTAGGTACAGGAAGGCGACTGA encodes:
- a CDS encoding photosystem II high light acclimation radical SAM protein, with the protein product MHATSVTGDRLLYVRLPCNPIFPIGVVYLADHIHKCFPSVEQQIFDLGTIPPLDYKQALDEAIDQFRPNLLIFSWRDIQIYAPVGGRSGNPLQNAFEFYYSFNPFIKLRGALGGFRLATAYYGELWRNMSLIKRGLKRAQKYNPNTRLVVGGGAVSVFYKQLGRSLPPGTVISVGEGESLLEKLLKDQDISGERCYVVGQTVARDRLIHEPPTPLEKTACNYTYIEEIWPAFNYYLQDPDFYLGVQTKRGCPHNCCYCIYTVVEGKKVRINPADEVVEEMRQLYDRGVRNFWFTDAQFIPARKFIPDAIELLHKILEAGLTDIHWASYIRADNLTPELCDLMVKTGMNYFEIGITSGSQELVRKMRMGYNLRVVLENCRDLKAAGFNDLVSVNYSFNVIDETYDTIRQTIAYHRALEEIFGVDKVEPAIFFIGLQPHTHLEQYAFDQGILKPDYDPMSMMPWTARKLLWNPEPLGSFFGQVCLAAWQRNSNDFGREVMQVLEERLGRASLDEALSAPLTPKAESSKQLTRVGF
- a CDS encoding DUF1830 domain-containing protein — translated: MAQILDPLPPEQSYRILCCYVNATSKVQVARICNIQNWYFERVVFPGQRLVFESVPEALLEIHCGMMASAILSDKIPCDRLKLQELGIEGEGQMLKESNSLPKVINTLTNFKAPTLTAID
- a CDS encoding DUF4079 domain-containing protein gives rise to the protein MDLPSFLWLWKIAAWSMGLALFSYVLLAMTGTGVWWSRQNRQPLPRWWRSLHYILGSILVFLVLLLLAIGIVGTLGHYGSLGHSSHLFAGLLVVALVLISATSATQISPQRPWARPLHLLTNTLLFMGFSWVSLTGWSVVQKYLP
- a CDS encoding response regulator transcription factor, yielding MVLIGIQIIESNPHLRSLLGWHLQQAGYGIYQSADSASARHVYMVREPTLVVLDGSISGGQGLELCQWIYNQQKSLILMLSARNAETDVVAGLQAGADDYLTKPFGMQEFMARVQALIRRQNKLTPPAHLNYGELKIDLVQRQVSLKGEAIDLTPQEFSLLYALAQVGGEPLSRSQLLQRAWPDEIDNPRTVDTHVLSLRKKIERDPRQPHVIQTVRKVGYRFNQDGLAQQRRSPSPFPTRSPSLSAQHTFPMKQ
- a CDS encoding DUF6761 family protein, coding for MLQDTQTIRFYQKITDSLVDLWNRGYRYDDLRMYLEGYLAALRHSNCIETYLVHRLEEEAYRYLRDRSNFEMPLPEPEAKYY
- the grxD gene encoding Grx4 family monothiol glutaredoxin gives rise to the protein MTPDLKEHIDNTIKAHKILLFMKGNKLMPQCGFSNNVVQMLNQLAVPYETIDVLQNDAIRQGIKEYSNWPTIPQLYINGEFVGGSDIVFGLYQSGELAQMVEVALAS
- a CDS encoding BolA family protein, with the protein product MVRPAEVEAMIKAKLPDAQIQLKDMTGGGDHYEAIVVSREFEGKRPVQQHQLVYAAVQEAMASNAIHALGLKTYTPEEFQAVQ
- a CDS encoding S8 family serine peptidase, which gives rise to MVKVFEQLWRFLGSQLSSPPDQSSDPVQAKSGIPESEIGLVLQRGGQELVLEKASDRLTVSPKSNMSSDWAKDLPSLATRPIAPKLSELTVDPQSLETAITSARNSQDVAFASHVYQIKNSPGTYTYLSNEITIQWSPTSNAQTRRGPIQKYGLREVKPVETLPNTWVYQLTEKSTENPIKIANRLIASPVVLTAEPNLIIPSQPMYRPTDGSYRQQWYLNHNGGNYLATGSHIDAERAWDLTRGDRSIVVAVADDAIDLNHPDFQGLGKIVAPKDFKDRDFIPQPGGLVENHGTSCAGVAIAEENGSGIVGVAPGCSLMPVRTTGFLDDNSMEQLFDWCASRGAAVISCSWGPAAVNFPLSLRQNAALTKAATQGRQGKGCVIVFASGNANRPINDTVNEQGWPSNVISGNTRWLAGFPVHPDVIAVSACSSLNKKAIYSNWGKEIAVCAPSNNAPPGIWLQQTGFIQTPPAVTSATPGLGVFTTDRVGGAGYGTGDFTGTFGGTSSACPIVAGVAALVLSANPDLTAAQVKQILISNTDKIVDSDPDPQFGFRKGSYDSRGHSEWFGYGKVNAYKAVAAAVRSRPTPPRVSRWIQRQNYASVTIRDYDSRGISSSIYISESNSLRDIQVTVDIDHSFLGDIQVRLIAPNNKTILLQNRTLGQQTRLQHTYTSSERPLLQDLVNLSVKGVWKLQVIDYALGNTGTLRGWVLTLGI
- a CDS encoding transposase yields the protein MKEIEPENLVFIDESGILLGGSRAYGRSEKGTRVRGLKPYYREAKITLVGAISQQEVLALMTLNGSLDGEAFKVFINDCLLPCLMARCRGC
- a CDS encoding helix-turn-helix domain-containing protein, with the translated sequence MKAYSVDLREKIVKAHLVENHSIRQVAARLSVSKNLVHKLVKQQKTEGNVDLKRLGKPQFSYLTSVEAQEQVKTLVEKNIDATLGELCELFAELTGNWISPTAMCRCLQKLGLSRKKNET
- a CDS encoding transposase, which codes for MPNRLCKKDLDARWLKKNGENHYGYKNHISIDKKYGIIRKYEGTDASVYDSKVLGKLIDIENAEPEIWADSAYRSEEIEWTLSILSPPLVSQIQRFAL
- a CDS encoding transposase, yielding MFKLVILQKSFNLSDDQLEYQVNNRLSFMKFLNLGIEDPVPDAKTVWLFKE
- a CDS encoding helix-turn-helix domain-containing protein yields the protein MEKEQFERSFQQLTPRRKEVLNLFLSGQGDSQIGQLLNITENTVRQHIRKLCIDFGLTDDLEGDRTSQRHNLVALFAKYKPELVGQETTAEADAPEPEIEQETQSDPNFVGREKAITNLNTLTAQSAVLRYNLR